The genomic DNA TCATCTTTTCCTTCGTTGAAGTCATCTGCGATATCAGTGACTCCTCTTACTCTTTCTAATACACCTTTGTATTCTGCCGCAATTTTAAGAAGAGTATCGTAATTATCTCCTCTTATCTCGATCGCTACCGGTTTTCCTACTGGAGGTCCTCCGGATACTTTTTCATATTCTAAAGCGATTAGTTTTCCTCTAAGAGATTCGAATTCTTCCGGGATCACCGTAGGCTCAGGAATATCACAAGGATTTTTGGTTACTTCCGCCTCTTTCTGGATCTTCTCTTCTTCAATTTTGCGAGAAGTTTCATTGAGTAACCAAAGAGTTTTTCTCCTGAGTTTTTGTATGATATCGTCCGTTTTGTGGCATTTTTTACGATTCTCTTCCGCAGTTAAATAAGCCATTACCATTCCGTAATGTTTTCCTCTTTTGGTGAAAGGATCATTCGGATTGGCTTGGATGATCCCCACTCGAGTCGCATAATTCTCCAGATCTTCTTGAGGAACTTTTGCGATCTCTTTTTCGATCACCTCTAAATAACGATAGGTTTCATTTAAGCTGGCACCGGTTTTCGCAGTAACCTTTACGTAGAATTGATCTACAGAACCTGGGAATAATTTAAATTTGGAGAATAGAAACTGTATGATAAAACTCGCGATTAATAAGGCAACAATCCCGATTGTCATTTTCCAAGGATTGTTCAATGCAAATCGAAGTGCAGGAACATATTTGGTATTTCTGAATTTAGAGAACCATCCTGATTCTTCTTTGATCTCGCCTGCTTTTACTCCACCCTTATTGATATCGTATAAGTGGTTTGGAAGAATAAAGAATGCTTCCGCGAGCGAGGCGCAAAGTGCTATGATCACAACAAGTGGAATACTAAATACGAACTTACCGAAAATTCCCGGCATGAATAGTAGGGGAGCGAATGCAGCAATTGTTGTAGTAACAGTCGCAGTCACTGGAGAAACCACTTCTAAGGTTCCTTTTAGAGTAGCCTCGTAAGGTGGAAGTCCTTCTTCTATATATCTATATACGTTCTCGCATATAATGATCGCATCATCCACCAGGATACCTACGACCAAGACTAGTCCAAACATTGAGATCAAATTTAAGGTCAGACCAAATTGATCCATAATGAAGAATGTAGCCCCGAAAGAAACCGGTATTCCGAGTGCCGTCATAAGGGCTACTCTCCATCCTAAAAAGAAGAATAGAGATCCGGTAACTAAGATCATCCCGAATGCTGCGTTTGAGATTAATACGTTTAACCTACGTCGGATATACTTAGAAAGATCATTTACGAATGCGTATTGGAATTCAGGAGATCCCTTACGGAATTTTTCTACAGTGGACTTTACATTGTCCACTACCTTGATGGCATCTGCACTTTGTCTTTTTAGAACGGTAAGAGCAACGGTTTTAGTTCCGTTTACATTTTCAATATAATCGGCTTCTCTTAAACCTTCTGTAACTCTTGCAATATCCTGGATACGGATCGCATTTCCGATCTCATTTCCTCTAACATGTACTTTGGAGATCTCTTCAGGGGTATCAAATTCTCCGATGGTCCTAAGGATAATCTCCTTATCCAGACCGGTGATATTTCCACCGGGAACGTTTACGTTACGATTCCTTAATGCACCTATTACATCTTGGCCTGTGAGATAAAAACCGAATAAACTATTCGGAAGAATATCCACTTGCATCTCGGTCTCTCTCCAACCTCTACGAGAAACCTTAGCAACTCCTGAAATATCCAAAAGTGCTTGCTCTACTATTTTTGCCTGAGCACGTAACTTTTTCTCTGCCTCTACTGATCCATCATCATCCTTTAATGTGATAGAAACCTCGATCACCGGAGTCCTTGCGGTTGTGATCTCTGTTACAATTGGATCTTCGACTTCTTCTGGAAGATCTTCTACCCTGTCTATGGCGGATTTAATATCATCCACCACCTTTTGGGTATCCTTCGTGTCAGGATCTAAAGTGATTACTATTCCGGATCTACCTTCGATAGAAGCGGATCTATATTCTTTGATCCCATCTACTTCTTTGATCGCTTTTTCAAGTGGGTTAGTGACTAACTTTTCTACCTCTTGGGGAGAAGCACCCAGATATAAAGTGGAGATAGAAACTATATCGAAGTTGATATTCGGGAAGGCTTCTCTGTTCATCTTAACTGCAAGAAAACTTCCTGCAAGAATGATTAGAACAGTGAGTAAATTTACGAAGATACTTTTCGAGAGGAAATATTCGATGATACTTTTCATAGGTGTATTCTGCTTAAAGGTTAGGGGAGAAGTTTTTTAGTCCAGGATAGGACCGCTTAGTTCCATGGAGTCATTGAACCCGAACATTTTTGTACTCTTTAATCTATCTACGTACAAAACTCCGTGTAGGTGATCGCATTCATGTTGGTATACGATTGCGGAATATCCCTCGATGGTTTCGTCGTGGGTACTTCCTTTTTCATCCATCCAACTCATTTGGATCTTATTAGGTCTTTCTACATAACCTCTCATGCCGGGAACGGAAAGACAACCTTCCCAGTTACCGTCTACTGATTCAGTAATTGGTTTGATAACTGGATTGATCAGTATCCTTTCCGGAACTCTGGAGGGACTGTCATCTTCGGGATCGGAACCTACTACCACGATCTTCTTCATGATACCGATCTGAGGAGCCGCAAGGCCAACTCCATCTGCATGTCTCATTGTATCGAACATGTCCCGGATCAACTTTTTGAACTCTTTGGTCCCCAGCTCGTCCGGATGAACATCGTCGCTGGTCTTTCTTAGAAGTGGATCGCCGATTTTGAGAATTTTACGTACTGACATTTTTCAGAACCTTGTCCTAGAGCTATCCTTCACCGGTTTTTGCCCACCAGATTTTAAGAATGGTTCTAGGATTTTAGACAGCATTCCAGTGGTCGGTTCTGAAAATCTTGGATTTTGAGCTTCCCATCTAAATACCGAAGTTCCGACGGAAATGTTTTGTAATATTTCCGCTTGGGTTTCCAAGGGTCCAACTGTTCTAGGAAGAAGGATACCAACAGCACATTTCGCCTGTTGGGAGTATAGATCTTCCTTTTCCAATCCGTTCCAAAGCTTTTCTAAACCGAATGGGTCAAAAAAGAACTTAGGGATTTGGGTTAAATTCCGTAAAAACCAATCCGTTTTTTCCAAAAGTGAAGCAGAATATCCGGACACAGGCAAAGGGTTAGGGAAAATCAGAAATGCAGAAAGTATTTTGTCGTTAGGTTGGGTCAGAAGTGGCCAGATCAGTCTCGCTGAAAATCCTTCCGCAATTAGAATTTGTTTCTTCTTTCTTTTCTGAAGAAAATCCAGGATTTCGATATTTGAAAATCCTGAGAATTTTTCAGGACCTTCTGCCACGGTTAGATAATATTCGGAAGAAAGTTCCGGGCTAAAGGATCGGTCGAAAGAATGTAAGGGGTCCCGGAGCCAAAGCACCTCGTCTTTTTTGGGATTTCCCCGGCTGGTAAAAGTCCAATGATTCTCTCGCATTAGTCTTGACAGTGATTAGGAAAGGAAACTATCTATTAGGTTCGGCTGAGAGTGGTGGAGACGAGGGGAATCGAACCCCCGACCTTTTGAATGCCATTCAAATGCTCTCCCAACTGAGCTACATCCCCTTCGATTCCAAATTGGTCTCCTTGGGCATGCTGTCAATAGATATTATTAGGAGCAATCGGATGAGCGATTCCGTCGAGGAACTACAGAAAAAAATAAAAATCCAAAACGATATCATCAAAGGTTATGAAAAAGTTTTGAGATTGAACGAGCAGGAGTTGGAAAATGCGGATGAGATCATTCGTATGTACGAAACAATCATTCAATACTCCGGACAAGAATTAAAAGATGTTAAAGAAGCTTTCGACGCAACTTCAATCGTAACTAACTTATCCAGAGACGAATTAATTTCCGCAATGAATCGTATCAAAGAACTTGAACACGCTAATAAAAGATTAAGGGAAGAATCCCTTAAATTCCAATCCTAATTTTCCGACCTTGACCCAGATAAAAAAACAGGAGACCCTACTTAGAAGTCGAAGTGACGGTTCCTTCTTTCTAGAAGAAGGTTTAGGGGTCTCCTCTATCTTTGATAGTTTTCTGAGAGAGGCGATTGCACTCACTCATGCAGATCTAGGCGGCATATTTTCCACAACAGAGTCCGCAAATATACGACAAATCTCGGGTCGTAATGAAAAAGAACTGATCGAAGCTGCTCACTGGGCATTCTCACAATCCGGAAAAGATCTACTTTTAGAAAGAGGTAAAACACCTCCTTGGGCAAAATCACCTAGCAGTTATCCACTTTTAGTAGTTCGATTAAAAGTGGATGATCTGGATTCTAGTTTAAAAGCAAATCGAGCAAGTTATGCGGTTTTAGTTTTGCAAGGTAAGACGACTGCAGATCGTTTTTCTAAAACTGATTTTGAACTTCTTCGTACCACCTGCAAAACAGTCGGGAGATTATTAAAAGAATCTCATGTATCCGGGGATGCTTCCTTAGTAACTCTTTCTTTACTCGCTACCACTCAGTTAGTATTAGAAGCTGCGCAGGCAAAAAGACAATCGGAACGTTTCGACTTTTTGCTTACTGAAGTGATCCGTGTTTCCGGACTTATTAATTCTTCTTTAGATCTTTCTCAGTTATTAGAAGCAATCATGCTTTCTTCTAAGACCGTATTTAGAACGGAAGCATGTAGTGTTCTTCTTTTGGATGAATCCAAGGAATATCTATACTTCCATACGGTTCTTGGCGAAAAAAGTGAAGCTGTTACTAAGATGCAGGTTCCTGTCGGAAAAGGTGTGGCAGGATTAGTTGTCCGAGAACGTAAACCTATGATCATCAATGATGCCCAAAATGATGATCGGGTTTATAAAGAAGTGGATAAGGCCTCTCAATTCACTACTCGAAATATTATGGCTGCTCCTTTAGTTGCAAACGACGAAGTTATCGGTGTAATTGAAGCGATCAATACTGTAGATAGAGAAAAGTTTACAGGAGAAGATCTTGAACTTTTCCTAAGCTTTTCAGGAACTTCTGCGTTAGCCATCCAAAAGACAGGGCTTCTTCAAAACTTAGAGAACGCAAACAAGGATCTTCGTAAAAAAGTCTCAGAGTTAGAGTCCTTATTCGATCTATCCCAAGCGGTTAGTCTTTCTACAAACAGGTTAGGTTTGGTCCGAAAATCCATCCGATTGATTATCAGAGAGTTGGATGCGAGTGTTGCAGGCATTTTCTTATACAGTCTTTCTAAAGAAAATTTTATCAACTGCGCCTATTATGACGGAAAATCGGAAAAGATAGATAGGGTTTTAGAAGAGGAAATTTCCGGGACTCAGGTCTTATCTAGTATAAAAGAAGGTCTTCCTGTCTTAAAAAGGGATATTTTGGACCAACCGTTCCCTCATGAGTTGGACAGAAGATACCTAAAAGGTTCTTATATTATTGTTCCGTTATTCTTGTCCAGTGGAGAACCTTACGGGGCCTTGACTGTTGCAGATAGAAAGGATAAACTTTCTTATCAGGATTCGGATTTCCGATTATTACAGACCATGGCTTCCCAGTTTACAAAGGGATTTGAAGCTTTCCGTTTGAGAAATGAGATGTTGGAGAAAAAAGCGATCCAACAAGAAATGGAAATTACCCGGAAGATCCAACAGAATATTCTTCCTTCCGAAAAAGTATTTCATTCCAATTTTGATCTAGGTATCCTTTCTGTTCCGGCAAAAGATGTGTCCGGAGATTTTTATGATTATTACCAATACAGTGATGGTCAGTATTCATTTCTAATCGCAGATGTTTCCGGAAAAAGTTTGCCTGCGGCTCTTTTTATGGCGATGAGCTCTTCTATCATAAGAACTCTTGCTAGAAATCATGATCTAAGTCCGGAAGAAATTTTAAGACAAGGAAATGAGTTAATTTTCGAAGATTCTCATTTCGGAATGTTCGTTACTGCATTTTTCATTCATTATAATCCTTCTATGTTTACGATAGAATATGCATCCGCAGGTCATAATGATCAGGTCTGGATCAAAGAAGATGGTTCTTACGAATTATTAAAAGGACAAGGACCTCCTTTAGGTGTGATCCCGACTGCAAAATACAAGGGTGGAAATTTTACGGTCAAGCCGGGAGATATTTTTGTTCTCTATACGGACGGAGCGGTAGAAGAAAAAGACGCCCAAGGAAACGAATTCGGTCTGGAAAGAATGATCGAAGAGATCCAATCCAGAAGACATCTTCCCGCCCAAAAAATTGTAGAAGAATTATACGCCACAATTCGTTCCTTCTCCTCCGGAAAAGAACCTTTCGACGATTTCACTGTGCTTCTATTGAAGTACAATAATGATTTCCAATTTTTCAGGACTTTCGACGCGAATACCGGTCAAATCCCTATCTTCCGAGAATTTATTTATGATGCGATCAAAGTTAGGAATTTGCCTGATTTTTTAAGAGACGATATTCTTTTGGCGGGGGATGAGGCGGCTACGAATATCGTAATGCACGGTTATAAGGATACTCTGCTCAGAAATCCGAAATTCGATTGTAAAATTAGGTTCACTGAAGATTCTATCACGATCGTCCTGACTGATTCCGGAAAAGGATTCGACAGAACGAATGTGAAAGACCCGTCCATAGAGGAAAACCTCACCGGAAAAAGAAAAGGCGGATTCGGTGTGTATCTGATAGAGACATTAATGGATGTGGTGGATTATAAAATGGAAGAGGGAAGAAACATACTCACCCTCCAGAAATTTTTCCGCTGAACTATGAGGGCAAAATGGAACTGACGGTAGAAATAAAAGGGAACTCTAGAGTGATCCACCTTATCGGGAATATGGACGTTCATAATACCCATAGGATCGAACAGGCGTTCATGGATCATATCCGTAAAGCCACAGAGCCCAATATCGTCTTAGATATGTCCAATGTGGAGTTCGTTTCTTCCGCAGGTTTAAGAGTCATCGTTGGTTCCTTAAGAGTTTGTAAGGAAAGAGAGATCCAACTCAAACTTGCGGCTTTAAGACCGGCAGTTCGTAAGGTTTTCGAGATCATTGATATGGATTCACTTTTTAAAATTTACGATACGGTAGATTCTAGCCTCCAATAAATCCTTCTACCGAACCGCGGTTTTTGGCTTTCCTCCCTGGCCTTTCTTTAAAAACTGTGTACCGTATGTCGGAACAAGCGTACTCTATAAATAATCCGTTTCAATCTTCTGATCCATCGGAATCCCAACCCGTTTCCAGTATTTACGACGATGCCAATGCAATGGGCAAAGAGTTATTGGAGAAACCTCTGCAAGGAGGTGGAACGGATCGGATCCTAGTACAACATTCTAAAGGAAGAATGACTGTTTGGGAAAGGATCAAAGTCCTTACCAATTCAGAACCCAATATTCTCTACCAAAACTGGGGAAAAAATTTAGATGGGGCTTCCTTAATCACAGGTATTTTAAATATCAACGGAAGGGACGTAGCAATCTACGGACATGACTTCACTCTCAGAGCTGGGTCCATGGACGCTACTAACGGAAACAAACTCGCAAGACTCATATACATGGCGGGTGAACATGGTATTCCTCTAATCGGAATGAACGACTCAGCAGGTGCATATGTTCCTGCTGGAGTGGGTGGTCTGGACGGATATTCCGAAGCATTCACTGCGCTCAGAAAGATCAGCGGTGTTGTTCCAAGCTTAATGTTAATGTTTGGATTTAACGCGGGTGGTGGAGCTTATCTTCCAAGACAAGGTTCCTTCATGATCCAACCGGAGAATACATTCTTTGGTCTGACGGGACCTGGAGTTGTTAAATCGGTTTTAGGTGAAGACATCAGCGCTGATGATCTGGGAGGACCAAAAGTCCACGGACAAAGCGGAGTAGTTGATTTAGTCACTAATGACGAGTTAGGAGCTTTAAGAACGGCACTCAGACTTCTATCTTATCTTCCTGATAATAGTTCAAGTGCTGCACCTTTCCATCCGACTTCTGATCCTACTGACAGATTTATTTATGAAGAAGAGATCTTATTCAAAAAGACATTCAATTCTCCAACAGGGATGAATACTCCATTCGATATCACATTATATATTCAGAATATTTGTGATCATGGACAGTATTTCGAGATCCAACCTCAAAGATCTAGAAACTTAGTCACCGCATTCGGTAGATTGGGTGGACATGTGGTTGGTTTCGTAGCGAATAACTCAGCAGTTTCTTCCGGTCAGATAGATATCGGTGCGGCAAGAAAAGGTACAAGATTTATCCGCTTCTGTAACGTGTATAATATTCCTTTAGTATTCTTAGAAGATACCACAGGATTTTTACCAGGAAAAGAGCAGGAACAAAACGGTATCGTTTTAGAAGGAAGAAAACTTTTAGATTCGATCATCGATATCCGCACTCCAAGATTAACTCTTATCATCAGAAACGCATTCGGTGGAGCTTACGCAAGTTTTAACTCTTACCATACGGGCGCGGACATGGTATTTGCACTTCCTACTGCAAGGATTGCAGTAATGGGACCTGCAGGTAAGGATTACGTTTACAAAGACGAGATCACTGCCATCCAAAAAGAATATAAGGAAAATCTAAAAAATGGTGCATCTGAAAAAGATGCCGCTGCGACCAGGGATAAAAAACTTCAACTTCTCTCTCAAAAATACGAGAAAGAACTGATGAACCCTAAAGAAGCATTATCTTTAGGATCTGTTTCCAGGATTGTTCTTCCGGGAACCACCAGAAACATCCTATTCAAAAATTTAGATTATTTAATCCGACACTACAAACCTGGACCGATGTCCGGACCTCAAAGGGAATTCGAGTAAACACAGATGATCGACTACCAAAATCGGCGCATTACATTTCGTGAATCTACTTCTCCTTGGATCCATTCTTTCTCCTTAGAGACGATCAAATGTCTGATCGTTTGCCGGGGACCAGTTCGAAAAGAGGCAATGGAAATTTTCGACGAGATCGGGATCAGAGAATACGGTATCTTACTTTCAGAAAAAGATTCGGTCGTTTATCCAATGGCACTCGCTCCGGAGCTTAGAGATTTTAGGTTTCCTTCTAATATCCACAGAGTTCCAGATTATATGGGAGCAGGTGCGGAAGAAAAAGCTGCAAGGATCAAACAAATCATCCAAATCGCAAAAGATAATGGATACACTCATATCTTTGCCGGTTACGGATTTATGGCAGAAGATTCCGAATTCATCGAGGCAATCGAAGAGAGCGGAATTACATTCATGGGACCTTCTTCTCATGTGGCTCACCAAGCGGGTTCTAAAGACGAGGCAAAAAAGCTTGCTCGTAAACTGAACGTTTCCGTAACCCCGGGTGTAGATACGATATCTGCAACTTGTCTTCTTAAAAAAGCAAAAGACGAAAAAGCGTTAGTTGCTCTGGCTAAAGAGAAAGGATTAAACTACACTTATAATTCTTCCATCTCTATAGAAGAAAACGCAGAGGCATTATTATATGCCGGTTACGAAAAGATCGTAGAATTAGTAACTATTCCTGAATTACAAGCTCAGGCAGAAATTGAAACTGCAGAGATCTGGAAAAAATACCCAAGCAATCGTATTCGTTTCAAATACGTGGGCGGTGGTGGTGGAAAAGGCCAAAGGGTAGTTTCCAAACCGGAAGAAGTAAAAACTGCAGTTCAAGAAATATTATCAGAATCTAAAGTAACAGCTCCAGGTTCTAACAGAAACTTTTTGATAGAATTAAACATCGAAAAAACCAGACACAATGAGATCCAGTTGATCGGTAACGGAGAATGGTGTTTGGCTTTAGGCGGAAGGGACTGTTCCGTTCAGATGCACGAACAAAAACTTCTGGAAATCTCTCTTACTCAAGAGCTTCTACAAAACGAGATTGCTGTTCTGGAAAAAACATCTCCTAAAAAAGCGGAGATCATGAAAGCGGATCTTCAGGTCCTGAAAGAAATGGAAGAGCAATCCGAAAGATTCGGAGAAGCAGTCGCACTCAATAGTGTTTCCACTTTCGAGTTAATTGTAGAAGGGACCAACCACTTCTTTATGGAGATGAACACAAGGATCCAGGTGGAACATAGAGTTACAGAGATGGTATACTCTTTGAAGTTCATCAATCCTGAGAACAAATCCGAATTTTTTATCGTGGATAGCTTGATCGAGGCAATGGCACTTCTTGCCCTTCATGGAAAAAGACTGCCTAAACCAGAACGTGTAGTCAGAAATATTTCCGGCGCAGAAGTTCGTATCAATGCTACAAATAAAGCGATCCAACCTCACGCAGGCGGGGTCATTTTAGGCTGGTCCAAACCTTTACCGGAAGAGATCAGAGATGATCAAGGAATTTCAGTTAGAAACCCTGATACTGGTTTATTCGTACATTATAAAGTAGCTGGTGCTTACGACTCTAACATTGCTCTTTTGATTACTTATGGAACTAGCAGAGAAGATAATCTTCGTAAATTAGGAAACATACTCAGAAAGACTGAGCTTAGAGGTCAGGATCTACAGACCAATTTGCTTGTTCATTACGGTCTGATCCATTGGATTTTAGGAAAAGATCCTTTATTCAAACCTTCTACAGCATTTATGATCTCTTACCTAGCAGCAGTGGGTGCTTTGGAAAGTTTAGGCAAGGATATAGATCTGGAAGTTGCTTGGACAAAAACTCTTTCTAACGCTCCTGCAGAAGGGAAGAAGATTCTTTCTCGCAAATTAACTCTTATCACAAGACCTCTTGGTGAATTACTTGCAGATGCTCACGTTTTAGCGGGATTTTTAGGTTATCATGAGAATGTTTCCTGGAAAATCGAAAAGGATCAGGTGGTTTGGGTCCGAAATCCAATCCATATTCTTTCCGATCTTTACTATTATCTGCATATGGAAGGTGAATTACACCAATCTCCTTCCGAACAGATCTGGGACCATGACCAACAAGTTTTACAATCTGCATTAGCATTTTATAAAGAACTAGAAAAACTAACCGGCAAAAAAGCGGATTCTGCAGACTGGGACTCAGTATTTGCAGGTAAGGCTCCTGCTGGTGTAGAAACTTCGGTTTGGACAAATGCGATTTCCTCTCACAAAGGATTCCAAATCGGATTAGAATTACTTAAAATTATTCCAAACCTTGGGAATAAATCCGGTTTCTATAAATTAGGCGTGGATGAAAACTTAGAGCCGGTAATCCCTGAAGAATTTAAGAAGGCGGATACAAGAGACGCGTTCATCAAATTTTTGGCACCTGCTCCTAAAGCAAGTTCAGACGAGATTGTTTCTCCAATGGGTGGAATGTTCTATTCCAAAGAAGCTCCTGATCTTCCTCCAATGGTGCAAGAAGGGGAACATTTCAAAGCTGGCCAACCTTTATTCATCGTAGAAGTAATGAAGATGTTCAATAAGATCACTGCTCCATTCTCCGGAACTATCAAGAATGTAGTATTACAAGACAGTGATGGAAAGATCATTCAAAAAGGACAAACTATCTTCAAGATCGTTCCGGACGAGGTCGTTAAGATCGAAACTCCGGAAGAGATACAGGATAGAAAGAATAAGGTAACTTTCTCTCTACTTTAAGTTAAACTTCAAAGATTCTCGTTGGTGATTTAACCGGCGAGAATCTCGGAAGGAACATCTACTAAGGAAAGTATTTTTTCCGCAGCCCCTCTCTCTATCGCTTCTCTCGGCATTCCAAATACGACAGAACTTGCCTCATCTTGAGCGATTGTTCTTCCGCCTGCTTGTCGGATCTCTAAAAGTCCTGCTGCTCCATCGGATCCCATTCCTGTAAGTAAAAAGGCTTTTGCATTCCGTCCCACATGTTTTGCAACGGAATGAAATAATACATCCACGGAAGGTCTATGACGATTTACGAGTGGTCCGTCGGTGATCCTTACTATAAATTGAGCTCCACTCCCTACCACTTCCATATGTTTATTACCGGGAGCGATGAGCGCGATCCCTTCTTGGATCCGATCCCCGTCTTTTGCTTCCTTTACGGTGATCTTACATATCTTATCTAAACGATTTGCAAATGCTTCCGTAAATTTTTCAGGCATATGTTGTACGATCACAATACCAGGGCTATTTGCGGGAAGGGATGTAAGTATGTCTTCCAATGCAATCGTTCCGCCGGTAGAGGTCCCGATGGCTATGATCCGATCAGTAGTTGCAATTTTTGTAAAATCAAGTCCGTTTGTTTTGGGAGAAGGAGCAGAAATTTGATGTTTCAATTTAGAAATGGATGCAGAACGAATACATTCTCCTAAATAAACCGCCGAATCTTCTAAAAAATCTTTCAAGCCTATCTTCGGCTTAGTTACAATTCCTACTGCTCCTTCTTTTAATGCCACCCAAGCCGTTTCAGAAGATTCTTCCGCGAGAGAGGAACAAATTAAAACCGGAGTAGGG from Leptospira selangorensis includes the following:
- a CDS encoding efflux RND transporter permease subunit, translating into MKSIIEYFLSKSIFVNLLTVLIILAGSFLAVKMNREAFPNINFDIVSISTLYLGASPQEVEKLVTNPLEKAIKEVDGIKEYRSASIEGRSGIVITLDPDTKDTQKVVDDIKSAIDRVEDLPEEVEDPIVTEITTARTPVIEVSITLKDDDGSVEAEKKLRAQAKIVEQALLDISGVAKVSRRGWRETEMQVDILPNSLFGFYLTGQDVIGALRNRNVNVPGGNITGLDKEIILRTIGEFDTPEEISKVHVRGNEIGNAIRIQDIARVTEGLREADYIENVNGTKTVALTVLKRQSADAIKVVDNVKSTVEKFRKGSPEFQYAFVNDLSKYIRRRLNVLISNAAFGMILVTGSLFFFLGWRVALMTALGIPVSFGATFFIMDQFGLTLNLISMFGLVLVVGILVDDAIIICENVYRYIEEGLPPYEATLKGTLEVVSPVTATVTTTIAAFAPLLFMPGIFGKFVFSIPLVVIIALCASLAEAFFILPNHLYDINKGGVKAGEIKEESGWFSKFRNTKYVPALRFALNNPWKMTIGIVALLIASFIIQFLFSKFKLFPGSVDQFYVKVTAKTGASLNETYRYLEVIEKEIAKVPQEDLENYATRVGIIQANPNDPFTKRGKHYGMVMAYLTAEENRKKCHKTDDIIQKLRRKTLWLLNETSRKIEEEKIQKEAEVTKNPCDIPEPTVIPEEFESLRGKLIALEYEKVSGGPPVGKPVAIEIRGDNYDTLLKIAAEYKGVLERVRGVTDIADDFNEGKDEVRIRVSESLASTAGVSVFRVAQAINTAFQGTVATKIKRTDEEVEVKVRFPESYRKSVDSLNHVYVSNSIGKMIPVSRLVTMQRLPGVSNINHLDGKRLITVTANLAGGKQANSSEANAFAKKIAEEEKIIDKYPGYIVRFGGENKDTEESMGSLGFLFLMALLIMYIIIASQFGSLMQPLVIGSAIPFSFIGVILAFVSHGESFGFLAMLGIVGLAGVVVNDSIVLVDFANTLRRENPNKNIKDILIDTGNLRLRAVTLTTVTTVLGLLPTAYGIGGYDPFLVPMALAFGWGLAFASIITLLMVPVFYLHLYNFQNWFSSKRKQFQAWLDRIFDKKKGSHRGAVYFPSREFSSEPEQISTNNKGKKKK
- the def gene encoding peptide deformylase, producing MSVRKILKIGDPLLRKTSDDVHPDELGTKEFKKLIRDMFDTMRHADGVGLAAPQIGIMKKIVVVGSDPEDDSPSRVPERILINPVIKPITESVDGNWEGCLSVPGMRGYVERPNKIQMSWMDEKGSTHDETIEGYSAIVYQHECDHLHGVLYVDRLKSTKMFGFNDSMELSGPILD
- a CDS encoding SpoIIE family protein phosphatase gives rise to the protein MFDSFLREAIALTHADLGGIFSTTESANIRQISGRNEKELIEAAHWAFSQSGKDLLLERGKTPPWAKSPSSYPLLVVRLKVDDLDSSLKANRASYAVLVLQGKTTADRFSKTDFELLRTTCKTVGRLLKESHVSGDASLVTLSLLATTQLVLEAAQAKRQSERFDFLLTEVIRVSGLINSSLDLSQLLEAIMLSSKTVFRTEACSVLLLDESKEYLYFHTVLGEKSEAVTKMQVPVGKGVAGLVVRERKPMIINDAQNDDRVYKEVDKASQFTTRNIMAAPLVANDEVIGVIEAINTVDREKFTGEDLELFLSFSGTSALAIQKTGLLQNLENANKDLRKKVSELESLFDLSQAVSLSTNRLGLVRKSIRLIIRELDASVAGIFLYSLSKENFINCAYYDGKSEKIDRVLEEEISGTQVLSSIKEGLPVLKRDILDQPFPHELDRRYLKGSYIIVPLFLSSGEPYGALTVADRKDKLSYQDSDFRLLQTMASQFTKGFEAFRLRNEMLEKKAIQQEMEITRKIQQNILPSEKVFHSNFDLGILSVPAKDVSGDFYDYYQYSDGQYSFLIADVSGKSLPAALFMAMSSSIIRTLARNHDLSPEEILRQGNELIFEDSHFGMFVTAFFIHYNPSMFTIEYASAGHNDQVWIKEDGSYELLKGQGPPLGVIPTAKYKGGNFTVKPGDIFVLYTDGAVEEKDAQGNEFGLERMIEEIQSRRHLPAQKIVEELYATIRSFSSGKEPFDDFTVLLLKYNNDFQFFRTFDANTGQIPIFREFIYDAIKVRNLPDFLRDDILLAGDEAATNIVMHGYKDTLLRNPKFDCKIRFTEDSITIVLTDSGKGFDRTNVKDPSIEENLTGKRKGGFGVYLIETLMDVVDYKMEEGRNILTLQKFFR
- a CDS encoding STAS domain-containing protein, whose protein sequence is MELTVEIKGNSRVIHLIGNMDVHNTHRIEQAFMDHIRKATEPNIVLDMSNVEFVSSAGLRVIVGSLRVCKEREIQLKLAALRPAVRKVFEIIDMDSLFKIYDTVDSSLQ
- a CDS encoding acyl-CoA carboxylase subunit beta, whose translation is MSEQAYSINNPFQSSDPSESQPVSSIYDDANAMGKELLEKPLQGGGTDRILVQHSKGRMTVWERIKVLTNSEPNILYQNWGKNLDGASLITGILNINGRDVAIYGHDFTLRAGSMDATNGNKLARLIYMAGEHGIPLIGMNDSAGAYVPAGVGGLDGYSEAFTALRKISGVVPSLMLMFGFNAGGGAYLPRQGSFMIQPENTFFGLTGPGVVKSVLGEDISADDLGGPKVHGQSGVVDLVTNDELGALRTALRLLSYLPDNSSSAAPFHPTSDPTDRFIYEEEILFKKTFNSPTGMNTPFDITLYIQNICDHGQYFEIQPQRSRNLVTAFGRLGGHVVGFVANNSAVSSGQIDIGAARKGTRFIRFCNVYNIPLVFLEDTTGFLPGKEQEQNGIVLEGRKLLDSIIDIRTPRLTLIIRNAFGGAYASFNSYHTGADMVFALPTARIAVMGPAGKDYVYKDEITAIQKEYKENLKNGASEKDAAATRDKKLQLLSQKYEKELMNPKEALSLGSVSRIVLPGTTRNILFKNLDYLIRHYKPGPMSGPQREFE